The stretch of DNA CTGCGTAAACACTATCGCGGCTGGGACTTCCACGCCCTGCATGCAGACTTCCGCGCCTGGCTGAGCGAAAGTGCTGAACGCGCCCCCGACCGCTACCAGAGTGCCTTTATCGGCTTTGTGAAGCGCTATCACGAAAAGAACCGTCATCAGTTGCGGGCCTAGATTTGATGAAGGGACAACGCACGGATCGCGCTCAAACAGCAAAGCGGTAGCGCAACAAAAAACGCCCATTGCATGCCTATACGCTCAGGCGTCTACGATCTTCCGGCGAACTCGCTTCCCACCAGGTCACCCAATAAAGGATTGTCGTTTACGCGCCCGGTGTGGGTGGCGAGGGCTGCGGCACCGGCGTGTTTCATCTTCATTCTTTTCGATCTTCCTCAAAAGCGTTCCCGAAGTGACGAATCACTCTGCGGCGTCTGGCGACAAACCCTCACAAAAACCGAATCTGTTGACAGGAAGGGAATCGGTTTGAACGAGTTTTGCAAAGGGGGAAGCCAAATTGATTCAAAATCCCCAGCCCTGCACGGGAGTTTCGACACATCGGGAACGGCCTTTGGCACATCAGGAACAATCCCCTGACACTTCGGGAACGCAGTCTTTGATACTTCGGGAACGTAGACCAGACACAACGGGAACACTGTGCAGGCCTAGCCAGATGAATCCATTGCGAATTTAAGGCTTCGGCGGGCGTTTAACTTTGTAACTTAAGACTCTTGAACGTCTCTAACGCTTCCAGATGTTTAGATATGGAAAAGGATCAAAGGAGCGTTTTGACAAGGGCAGGGGAGGGCGATAGGGTAATTGTAAGACATAATTACAATGGGATGCCGAAATGCCAAAACTCACTTCATTATCGCGCCGTCTGTTTATTGGGTCTGCGAGCGCTGCGGGACTAAGCGCGCCATTAATCGCGAAGGCGAAAACCGCACCGATTATCAACCCGATTATCGAGCAGCGCGCCGATCCACAAATCCTGAAGCACAGTGACGGCTATTACTATTTCATGGCGACAGTGCCGGAGTATGATCGTTTGGTCATTCGCCGCGCCAGGACGCTGGGGGGACTGTCCGCAGCGGAGGAGGTCGTGGTTTGGCGTCGCCCAACTGAGGGCAAGATGGGCGGCTACATCTGGGCACCGGAACTGCATCATTTCGATGGTCAGTGGCGGCTCTATTTCGGAGCCGGGGATAAGGGCGAGCCCTTTCGCGTGCGCACCTACGTCATCTCTACGGCTGAATCCAATCCACTGACCGCGAAGTGGAACCCGCCGGTGCAGGTGCAGATGCCCTGGGACACTTTCAATCTCGACGCCAGCCTGTTTAAGCACCGGGGCGTGACCTACATGATATGGGCCCAGAAGGAGCCCGGCATCGACACCAATTCCAACCTCTACCTCGCGCCTTTGGCCACGGCGACGACCTTTGCGCAGGCGCCCGTGCGCCTGACCATTCCCACCTACGACTGGGAGACGGTGAAGTACAAGGTCGCCGAAGGTCCCGCGGTGCTGATACGCAATGGCCGCGTCTTCGTAACCTATTCGGCCTCGGCGACCGATCACAACTATTGTCTGGGTCTTCTCTCGGCCAGGGCTGATGCCGAGTTAATGGACCCGGCCTCGTGGAGCAAGTCGCCGGTACCGGTTTTCGTCAGCTCTGAGAAGAACAATATCTGGGGACCGGGGCACAATGGCTTCACAGTGGACGAGCGCGGCCGCGATGTCATCGTCTATCACGCCCGCGACTATAAGGAGATCAAG from Asticcacaulis excentricus CB 48 encodes:
- a CDS encoding glycoside hydrolase family 43 protein, yielding MPKLTSLSRRLFIGSASAAGLSAPLIAKAKTAPIINPIIEQRADPQILKHSDGYYYFMATVPEYDRLVIRRARTLGGLSAAEEVVVWRRPTEGKMGGYIWAPELHHFDGQWRLYFGAGDKGEPFRVRTYVISTAESNPLTAKWNPPVQVQMPWDTFNLDASLFKHRGVTYMIWAQKEPGIDTNSNLYLAPLATATTFAQAPVRLTIPTYDWETVKYKVAEGPAVLIRNGRVFVTYSASATDHNYCLGLLSARADAELMDPASWSKSPVPVFVSSEKNNIWGPGHNGFTVDERGRDVIVYHARDYKEIKGNSLFDPNRHSRLQYVKWRKDGTPDFGEPVAVGPLKQ